From the genome of Methanobrevibacter arboriphilus JCM 13429 = DSM 1125, one region includes:
- a CDS encoding methanogenesis marker 17 protein has protein sequence MLVESTDVEGAKVYEMIIKQIFQDLQLSPSVKDMRVFVDPKEVVFILAIKMDKTSNFTILGDVTSIEYDKESNKTIIRVKDENYLPNILKKLWLEKGRENVHQPDRFSFILEGKDDNLNNLVIDDPYENLKKRVYDAIFRIIPEGFRIIRDISKDDVIAIVCTDELIKDEWLDKGLKYVEELTYS, from the coding sequence ATGCTTGTTGAGTCTACAGATGTAGAGGGTGCAAAAGTCTATGAGATGATAATAAAACAAATCTTTCAAGACCTTCAACTTTCTCCTTCTGTTAAAGATATGAGAGTTTTTGTTGATCCTAAGGAGGTTGTATTTATTTTAGCTATTAAAATGGATAAAACCTCTAATTTTACTATTTTAGGTGATGTGACCTCTATTGAATATGATAAAGAATCAAATAAGACTATAATTAGAGTAAAAGATGAAAATTATCTCCCAAATATTTTAAAAAAATTATGGCTTGAAAAAGGAAGGGAAAATGTTCATCAGCCAGATCGATTTAGTTTTATTCTTGAAGGTAAAGACGATAATTTAAATAATCTTGTTATTGATGATCCTTATGAAAATTTAAAAAAGAGGGTTTATGATGCAATATTTAGAATAATTCCAGAAGGATTTAGAATAATTAGAGATATTTCAAAAGATGATGTTATTGCTATTGTTTGTACTGATGAGTTAATTAAAGATGAATGGTTAGATAAAGGCTTAAAATATGTTGAAGAGTTAACATATTCCTAA